The Rhizobium leguminosarum region ATCTCCCTCGTCAGGTCTGCCAGGGATTTGATCTCAATGATCGTCGGCGGAACGAAGGTCCCCGCCGCAGCACTTTCAGGCAGTGGCAGCTGATCCACCTTGCGGCCCAAGCCGCGCATATGCTCGATATGCTGGTCGATTTCCGTCTTTGCGCTGTCGTTGATGACGGGGCCGACATCGATGTTCAGCCGATCGGTACGGCCGATCGTCAGCTCGCGGAAGGCGCCCTTCAGCATGGCGAGGGTCCTGTCGGCCACATCGTCCTGAAGGCAGAGAACCCGGAGCGCCGAGCAGCGCTGACCGGCACTGTCGAAGGCAGACGCAATGACGTCAGCCACCACCTGCTCGGCCAAAGCCGAGGAATCGACGATCATGCCGTTCTGGCCGCCGGTTTCGGCAATCAGCGGAATCGGCTTGCCGGTCGCCGATAGCCGTTCGGCCAGCTGCGCCTGGATCATGCGGGCAACTTCGGTCGACCCGGTAAACATGACGCCTGCCGTCTCCTCCGCCCCGACCATGCCGGCGCCGAGACGGCCGCTGCCGGGCACGAACTGCAGGGCACCGACAGGCACGCCCGCCTCGTGGAGGATCTTCACGCTTTCCGAAGCGATGATCGGCGTGACGCCGGCTGGTTTTGCGAGCACGGGATTGCCGGCCACCAAGGCTGCGGCGACCTGTCCGGTGAAAATCGCCAGCGGGAAATTCCACGGGCTGATGCAGACGATCGGGCCGAGGGGCGCATGCGAGGGGCCGAGCGTCTTGCGAGCCTGTTCGGCATAGTAGCGCAGGAAGTCGATCGCCTCACGCACTTCGCCGACGGCATTGGCCGCCGATTTGCCGGCCTCACGCATGACGATGCCCATCAGCACCTTGACGCGGGCCTGCATGATGTCGGCCGCCCGTTCCAGGCAGGCGGCACGCTCGGCCGGCGGCACGGCTGCCCATTGCGGCGCATGCTCCGCCGCCATGCGAACGATGCGCGCAGCCTCGTCGACCTTCACCTCGGTCACCGTGCCGACGACATCCCGGTGATCGGCAGGATTGAGAACATCGCGCGTCACCCCATCCGTAGAGCCGTCGGCAAGGAGGGGAAGCGCATGCCACGGAGCAGCAGCCGTGGAGGCGAGCGCCTGTGACAAATCCAAAAGAGTGGCCTCGTTCGAGAGATCGACACCATCGGAATTGGTCCGGGCGTTGCCGTAAAGAGCCTTTGGCAAGGCGATCTGCGCGTGGGGCGCGCCAACGACGGGCATGGCCGCGACGATTTCGGCGGGATCGGCGATCAGCGCCTCGACCGAGACATTCGGATCGGAGATGCGGTGCACGAAGGAGGAATTGGCGCCATTTTCCAGAAGGCGTCGAACCAGATAGGCGAGCAGCGTCTCATGCGTTCCCACAGGCGCATAAATGCGGCAAGGCCGGTCGAGTTTTTCCTTCCCGACAACCTCGTCGTAGAGAGGTTCGCCCATGCCGTGCAGGCATTGGAACTCGTATTTGCCGACGGTGAAATCAGCACCCGCCAGACGATAGATCGTGGCGAGCGTCTGCGCATTATGGGTGGCAAATTGCGGGAAGACCGCATCCGGAGCATCGAGCAGCTTGCGCGCGCAGGCGACGTAGGCGACGTCAGTGTAGATCTTGCGGGTATAGACCGGATAGTCGTCGAGACCGTCAAGCTGGGCGCGCTTGATCTCCGCATCCCAGTAAGCGCCCTTGACGAGACGGACCATGACCCGACGCCCGGAGCGGCGCGCGAGATCAATGATATACTCGAGGACGAAGGGGCAGCGCTTGCCATAGGCCTGCACGACGAAGCCCAGCCCGTTCCATCCGGCAAGATCAGGCGCAAAGCAAAGCTCCTCGAGGAGATCGAGCGAAAGCTCCAGCCGATCGGCCTCCTCGGCGTCGATATTGAGGCCGATATCGTAGGTCTTGGCGAGAGCGGCGAGCTTCTTCACCTTCGGCAGCAACTCGCTCATCACCCGGCCGGCCTGCGACCTGACGTAGCGCGGATGCAGGGCCGAAAGCTTGATCGATATGCCCGGGCCGTCATAGATGCCGCGCCCGTCCGACGCCTTGCCAATGGCGTCGATCGCCTTTTCGTAATCCCGGTAATAACGCTCGGCATCGGCGCCCGTCGTCGCGGCCTCGCCCAGCATGTCGTAGGAGTAACGGAAGCCCCGCGCTTCCAGCGGCCGGGCGCGTTTCAGCGCCTCCGCAATCGTTTCGCCGGTGACAAACTGCTCGCCCATCATGCGCATCGCCATATCGACGCCGCGACGGATGACCGGCTCGCCGGCGCGCGCGATCAGCCGCGTCAGCGCTGCCGACAGGCTTCGGTCGTTGACCGTCGAGGTAAGCTTGCCGGTGACGACGAGGCCCCAGGTTGCAGCATTGACGAACATGGATTTTCCGCCGCCGATGTGGGAGGTCCAGTTGCCCTCGGCGATCTTGTCGCGGATCAGCGCGTCCCGGGTTTCGGTATCGGGAATACGCAGCAGCGCTTCGGCGAGGCACATCAGCGCCACGCCTTCCTGGCTGGAAAGCGAATACTCCTGTACCAGCCCTTCGACACCGGTTCCCTTGTGCTTGGCGCGCAACGCCTCGATCAGGCTGCGGGCCGTGCTGCGAATGTCATAGCGTTTTGCCTCGGAGACGCGCGCTGCTGCCACGAGCGGCGGCAAGCATTCGGTTTCCGGCCGGCGATAGGCTGCGGTGATGGACTGGCGAAGTTCGGATTGCGGCCGGATCGGTGGGGCAAAGCCGGAAAACGGCGCGCCGTCGGCGGGATCATTGGAGGGGGCGGGGTCGATCGCTGCGTTCAACATGGGAGTCCCTATTCAATCGATGTCTGTTTTAACGGATGAATGAGATGCCGGGCTCGTCGTCCCACTGCGCATCGTC contains the following coding sequences:
- the putA gene encoding trifunctional transcriptional regulator/proline dehydrogenase/L-glutamate gamma-semialdehyde dehydrogenase, encoding MLNAAIDPAPSNDPADGAPFSGFAPPIRPQSELRQSITAAYRRPETECLPPLVAAARVSEAKRYDIRSTARSLIEALRAKHKGTGVEGLVQEYSLSSQEGVALMCLAEALLRIPDTETRDALIRDKIAEGNWTSHIGGGKSMFVNAATWGLVVTGKLTSTVNDRSLSAALTRLIARAGEPVIRRGVDMAMRMMGEQFVTGETIAEALKRARPLEARGFRYSYDMLGEAATTGADAERYYRDYEKAIDAIGKASDGRGIYDGPGISIKLSALHPRYVRSQAGRVMSELLPKVKKLAALAKTYDIGLNIDAEEADRLELSLDLLEELCFAPDLAGWNGLGFVVQAYGKRCPFVLEYIIDLARRSGRRVMVRLVKGAYWDAEIKRAQLDGLDDYPVYTRKIYTDVAYVACARKLLDAPDAVFPQFATHNAQTLATIYRLAGADFTVGKYEFQCLHGMGEPLYDEVVGKEKLDRPCRIYAPVGTHETLLAYLVRRLLENGANSSFVHRISDPNVSVEALIADPAEIVAAMPVVGAPHAQIALPKALYGNARTNSDGVDLSNEATLLDLSQALASTAAAPWHALPLLADGSTDGVTRDVLNPADHRDVVGTVTEVKVDEAARIVRMAAEHAPQWAAVPPAERAACLERAADIMQARVKVLMGIVMREAGKSAANAVGEVREAIDFLRYYAEQARKTLGPSHAPLGPIVCISPWNFPLAIFTGQVAAALVAGNPVLAKPAGVTPIIASESVKILHEAGVPVGALQFVPGSGRLGAGMVGAEETAGVMFTGSTEVARMIQAQLAERLSATGKPIPLIAETGGQNGMIVDSSALAEQVVADVIASAFDSAGQRCSALRVLCLQDDVADRTLAMLKGAFRELTIGRTDRLNIDVGPVINDSAKTEIDQHIEHMRGLGRKVDQLPLPESAAAGTFVPPTIIEIKSLADLTREIFGPVLHVIRFKRNGLDRLIDDINASGYGLTFGLHTRLDETIAHVTSRIKAGNLYVNRNIIGAVVGVQPFGGRGLSGTGPKAGGPLYIGRLVQRAPVPPQQDSVHTDLALRDYIVWLDKKGLSGEGEVARGYASRSALGLERELTGPVGELNLYALHPRGRILVVPQTEGGLHRQIAAALSTGNHIVVDAGSLSKSVLADLPAAVAGRISWTSDWEKDGPFSGALVEGDRDRVRAVNQKIAHLPGPLLLVQAATTEELADDPEAYCLNWLLEEVSTSINTAAAGGNASLMAIG